Proteins co-encoded in one Candidatus Nomurabacteria bacterium genomic window:
- a CDS encoding GGDEF domain-containing protein: MNLPIEVWQSAAIGLGVVSVILAGAYLMCRRECVLLRAENEVLLQLANTDQLTGLGNRRLFSARAEYLMKLLPTPSTNQARYRERQAHIPALTAIYIDIDHFKQINDTYGHPAGDVVLRTLAVQLRKLLRDSDLICRFGGEEFVVLLPDDATDALRVAEKIRTAIANVDFGIKDLLGITISIGLCSVACQVPLDQLLSRADAALYAAKQSGRNRVVVFPFSD; this comes from the coding sequence ATGAACTTGCCAATTGAGGTGTGGCAAAGCGCTGCGATTGGTCTTGGTGTCGTGTCAGTGATTTTGGCTGGCGCGTATCTCATGTGTCGTCGTGAGTGCGTGTTGCTGCGGGCAGAAAATGAAGTGTTACTTCAGCTCGCTAACACGGATCAGTTGACTGGCCTAGGTAATCGTCGGCTGTTCTCAGCGCGGGCGGAGTATCTCATGAAGTTGTTACCAACTCCGTCGACAAATCAGGCACGTTATCGCGAGCGGCAGGCGCATATTCCAGCGTTGACTGCAATCTACATCGATATCGACCATTTCAAGCAGATTAATGACACCTACGGGCATCCTGCCGGCGATGTAGTGTTGCGCACACTTGCGGTGCAATTGCGTAAGCTGTTGCGGGACAGCGATCTCATCTGTCGCTTTGGCGGTGAAGAGTTTGTGGTCTTGTTGCCCGACGATGCAACTGACGCTTTGCGAGTGGCAGAAAAAATCCGTACGGCTATTGCCAACGTTGATTTCGGAATTAAGGATTTGCTGGGTATCACGATTAGCATTGGTCTGTGCTCGGTAGCTTGTCAGGTGCCGCTTGACCAGTTGTTGTCCCGAGCGGACGCTGCACTTTATGCCGCCAAACAGAGCGGTCGGAATCGAGTGGTGGTGTTTCCTTTCTCCGATTGA
- a CDS encoding ComF family protein, whose protein sequence is MEQLLTALLDLLFPPSQAELLVRNASPESILAEYRPSPFLHTICLCHYHTPLIRAAITQNKFHHDKNAAAHLGALLYAWHKIQPADTVYLPIPLSRQRERARGYNQVTEILKAAQLQSVTYSSVLRRTSHTSAQSTLDRNARLKNVHNAFAVQTRELAALQTKNIVVIDDVATTGATLLAAKQALLPHVPTQTKLTLLALAH, encoded by the coding sequence ATGGAACAGTTACTCACAGCTCTGCTTGATTTACTCTTCCCTCCAAGTCAGGCAGAGCTGCTGGTTCGCAATGCTAGTCCTGAGAGCATTCTCGCCGAATACAGACCGTCGCCATTTCTTCACACAATATGTCTCTGCCACTACCACACCCCACTCATTCGAGCGGCCATCACACAGAATAAGTTTCATCACGATAAGAATGCAGCGGCGCATTTGGGCGCACTGCTGTACGCGTGGCACAAGATTCAACCAGCAGACACTGTGTACCTACCCATCCCACTCAGTCGACAGCGAGAACGCGCCCGCGGCTACAATCAAGTCACTGAGATACTAAAAGCGGCCCAGCTACAGTCTGTCACCTATTCTTCTGTACTTAGGCGCACATCACACACCAGCGCCCAATCGACTCTCGACCGCAACGCGCGCTTGAAAAATGTGCATAACGCGTTTGCAGTGCAGACAAGGGAACTCGCCGCGCTGCAAACAAAGAATATTGTCGTTATTGATGACGTGGCAACCACAGGCGCCACACTCCTCGCCGCCAAGCAGGCACTTCTGCCACATGTACCTACCCAAACCAAACTAACCCTGCTTGCATTGGCGCATTAA